CGGAGGAGTTTGACAGGTTGCAGCACAAACATCTTCAGTGCAATGAAGCACTGGACAGACTCAGCAGGAGGTCGGTTCCGTCCTGTCAGACaggttctgcttgtgtttggagATGATTTGCCATCACACTAAAACCAAGAATGTAGCATCTTTGTAGCTTTTTGATAATTTAATGTGATTTCAATGTAGAGTTTTGCATTTAATGATATACTGTAACAGAGACTGATttgctgcgtctgtgtgttagAGGTCACATGTCGGCAGGATGGAAGATAACGTGACCAGGCCGAGTTTATAAACTGAACATGTAAAGGAGTTTAGACTTAGACTGAACATACAGTCCAGGTTACATTGATGTCATCACATGTATTGTTGAGAAATGTCatgtcacaaaaaaaaaaacacaaatcaccTTTACATTTTCAAACCATCAGGATCTGCTAGATTTTTATCTGCCTTCAAGAACATTTCATGTTAGAGGCAAAAATATAGACAGGTTGCAGTAGAATACCTGAGATCTTTACTGTGAAAATGAAGCAAACCCAAAATTGTAGTTGAAGCACTTCTACCCAAGTCAACACATCTTCCTCTTAAGTCCATAACTTGAAAATGGTTAAAAACAAGTTCTCTAAATATTACACACTGTAAAAAGCTTTACATTTGGCCACGATCAGATCCGATCAGTAGATACCACAAAAAAAACCACTATCAAATAAATAACAAGCATCTGTCCGATCAGTTCAGGAAGATCAAACCTgctctttgtttcctgctccaggTGTAAGGCAGTTTGGAAAACATTTTTGTCCTGTACTTTAGAGGCATTGGTCCAGAGGCTGGTGGGTCTCAGAGTTACACAGATTCAGATGACTCCTACTAAAAAGATTAAAATAGTCTCTCGTTGTTCGTTTAGGTCACTTGCTTGTACAAGAATCCCCCACACTCACTTCCTAGACTCTGGCAAACTGACTTGGCTCTAAGCTGGTTTGGGTTTTTTGGGCCTTGGATGTGAAGCGTATTTGGTTCTACGTTGCCTGCTTGGCATCCTCTGTCTCAGCCCCTCTCTCCTGGTTCCAGTCTCGGAGGCCCTCAGGAAGACTAGTATCCTCCTCGAAGCTCCCTGTTCCCTCCACAAACTCCTCATATGTCGACTTCTCCTGGTACGGCCGCGGGCCCAAAAGCTCCAACATGTCCGCTTTGTGCAGGACCTCCCTCTCCAGGAGTCGCTTCCCCACCTGAAGGATACATCAGGATAAAACACAgaacatttgaatatttaacCACACAATTTAAACTTCTGCAATTTAAAAATGGGGAACAAACTtgccacacacacttcaaagacCACCTGAAACAGACCTTTTTACGTTAAAGCTAGTGAACCTAAgctaacaaacaaataaatgttgaTCACATAACATCTAACATTAAACTCTACGTAGGATTTATGTGGACGACAGTGTCTCATGTTTCTGCATCTTGACATTTCACTGGACACTGGAGGACCTAGATTCCTGCCCCTCTAACAGCTGGCTGTGTTAAAGTCTCACCATCTCCACGAGGTCCTTCTTGTCCTTGATGAGCTGCAGGGTTCGATCGAACGCTGTCTCCACCAGTTCTCGAACTTCCCCGTCAATCAGCTCAGCGGTCGCCTCACTGTACGGTTTCTCCAGGACCATCTCACCCTGCCGGGGAAGGTCAAACGACACCTGCCCCACCTTCTCGCTCATCCCAAACTGCACCACCTGACGTCAAAAAGTCACACACAGTTGCTGAACATCTACTGCATGTGGACTACGCCAGAACCAACGGTCCGGGTCTGAGTGACGTACCTGAGCGTAGGCTGAGTGTGTGACCTTCTTCAGGTCGTCTTGCGCTCCGGTGGTGATCCGGCCGAAGAAAACCTGCTCGGCCACACGGCCCCCCAGCATCATGCACATCCTGTCGAACAGCTGCTCTTTGCTGTACAGGTACTGCTCTCTGGGCAGGTACTGTGCATAACCCAGACCCTTTCCTCGAGGGATGATcgacacctgcacacaaacacaagaggtGCAGAACTTTAAGCTACTGGgggaacattttattttagctaCAAAGTTTGTGATTTATTTGTGATTGCGTGTTTGTATGAACCTTCAGCAGTGGGTCAGCGTGCTCCAGGAACCAGCCAACGATGGCGTGACCAGCTTCATGATACGCTACAGTCTTCTTCTCTGTGGGCTGCAACACTTGTGTCTTCTTCTCCAGACCTGAAATTCATAAGCACACAGTTTGAAAGCCAAACCACATTAAACGTTGCAACAGAGAAGTGGGAGCAGTCAGCTACGATGCGTCTCACTGACCTCCGATGACGCGGTCGATCGCCTGTTCAAAGTGTTTACTGTTGACCGACGGCTCCAAGTGTCTGGCAGCGATAAGAGCTGCCTCATTGCACACGTTAGCAATGTCAGCTCCTAATGCATCAATAGAAAGTAACAATTAGATGAAAGAACACAATCATTCCCAGTTATAATCATTTATCGTGCCGTGTTTTATCTCCTGATGTTGCTGATCTAACTGATGGTACTTGGAGTAATCGAACCCTGTGCAAGACTTAAAATCAAGCAGAACCGGAAAACGTTTTACTAGCTCTCACAACATAGCAGTTACACACCAGTGAACCCAGGTGTTGCTGCCGCCATCTTCCTGGCAAGAGCATCTCTGTCCAGATTTGGGTCCAGTTTGATTGGTCGTAGGTGAACTTTAAAGATCGACGCCCTGCCTTTAATGTCTGGAGGACCTGAGAAGAGAATCTATTTCAGGTTTCAGCCTCAGAGTTCTAGATCTCTAGATCTTAAAAGTTTCTTTAGAGGATGTACCTAAGTAAATCTGTCTGTCAAAGCGTCCTGGTCTCATCAGTGCTGGATCCAGTATGTCGGGTCTGTTGGTTCCAGCCAAGATGACAACATTAGTGGCCGTGTTAAAACCTGCAAACACAGTGAATCAGCACCAGAAGGAGAACATtcaacacctgaacacaaaccCAGCATCTTCCTCCTACCATCcatctccaccagcagctggttcagcGTGTTCTCCTGCTCACTGTGACCACCAAagtccccccctcctctcttcctccccacaGCATCAATCTCGTCAATGAAGAGGATGCAGGGTGCGTTCTTCCTCGCCATTGCAAACATATCCCGCACCTTTAGTAGAAAGAGGCAAAGGGTCTGAGTCAGGACAAAATAGTAAAAGTAGAGTTTTTGTAAAGGTCCTGACTCTTCCTATTTTATGTTCCCTCAATCTCCTTCACAACATGATTTCATTGCCTTCACTCACCCGAGCCGGACCAACACCCACAAACATCTCCAGGAACTCAGAGCCATTTACAGTGATGAAGGGGACGTTGGCCTCTCCAGCTGTAGCTTTGGCCAAGAGAGTCTTTCCTGTCCCAGGGGGACCGGACAGCACAGCACCctaagagacacacacagtcagtatTAACAACTGCACGTATGCACAAGTGCAGAAACCTTATTGCTTAAACTAGACACTACAGTGATGCTGCTTCTGATACACCTTCATTTCTTTGTGTATTTCAGTGTTCTCACCTTGGGGATCTTTGCTCCAAGGTCCTGGTACTGCTGCGGGTTCTTCAAGAAGTTGACAAACTCCAAAATTTCTACTTTGGCCTCCTCGCAGCCGGCCACATCCTTGAACTTCACGTTGATGTTGTCTTTCATCATTTTGGCCGTCGATTCGCCCATGCTGAAGGGCCCGCCCCTCTTGCCACTGACCCCTCCTCCGAGAGGTCCTCGTCGCAGGGTGAAGAGCAGAAAGCCGAACAGCAAGAGGGTGGGAACGACGCTCAGCAGGAAAGAGCTGACAGGACAGAGTCAAAAAGATGTTAAAAGATAGAACACAGATATCTGCTCCTATTTGAGGAGCGCAGCTAAAAGCCTCTGACTAAACCCACCCATCGCTCTCTGTGCTGTAGACCACAGTGGCTTGGTTTGACAGTTCCAGGCCCAGCTCTAACTGCGCCGCCTCCAGGTTCCTCTCAAAGGTGTCAACGCTGCCGATGTTGAACCAAACGTAACTCTGCACATCACATAAAGACCACGAATATCACATTTCACTCCCCTGAGGCTTTGGAGCTTTAACATCGGTTTGGTTTAATTCATGTTTCCTCTCACCGCATCAGTGTCGGCTCCCGGCACCAGGGTCACTCTAACAAACTGTTTGTTGATCACCTCCAACCGCTCCACCTGGGCAGAGATACAAAAAACGTATCTTTAAAATAAACTGTCTGGTTTTCAGAATCCTTTACTGACAGTTACTGTTAAACAGTACAATAAAATCAATTTACAATATAAGTACAATAAAATCAATGTTTTAATCAATGTTTTTAGTGTGGGTCTGGGGACCTGTTGATCCTTACCACGCCTCTGCCCAGGTAGCGATGAACGAATTCCTTCCAGGTGATCTCTCTACCTCTGTCTCTGAAGTAGAAGTAGAGCAGAATTGAACTGACGCCGGCCACAGTCACAGCAATGTAGCGAAAATCCTTCTCATCCCAGGGGAAGTCGCcctaaagagcagcagagacacaggcagATGTAAATACGACAGCCTCTACAACAAGCAGGGTTTCACTGGGCCAACACACGTTAACCCAGTTCACTggattattaatatttgatatTCCATGTCCTACAGCTAAAAGCTTATTAAAAaacttcatcctacatccagacAATAatcaaagcaaagaaacaaCGTTTGCAAGTTTTACACGTCAGTATTTTAATGTACCACCTTCTGTATTCGACTCCACCagtcttttcctcctccaccttttccatctaaaacacacatatacacacgtTTTAATACACAACTTTGTGCAGCAAAGCACACTATAACTATTGGTGTTACATGAGATTTGTGTATTGTTTTCCTCATTAAGACGTTCAGGCAAACTAAATAAATCCAACTTAATCTTTCGAAGATATTGGGacattaatgtgttttcttttccaaaacaaacaaatacatgtcAGAGTTGGATGATGTGCGTTTAAAAGTGCATCCTGAGGGGGGGATCTACCAGTTTGACTTTTGACTGCAGCGCTCACCTTTGGGCTCAGAGGAGTACAGTCGTCTCTGCACTGTCTGCAATCTGCGACAGGACGTGAAGTTAAGTGGAGTCCGGCGAACGTTCTGGAAAAGACAAGAGATCCATTGTtcctgcagcaacaacaacctGACACCATGTGCTGAAAAGCCACACAGGGACACTGGTCTGTGTGACCTAGCAACACAACAACCACCGGTAAACACCAGCCTCTGAACTTGGTAGAGCGGCTTATGGGTGATTACATGTGGAGCATAAATTTTAGTAATCAAATTGTGTAGATTCTAAATGTACAGGATGTACTAAAACCTGGGGCTTCCTGTTTGCTCTATGCAGCGGCCATGGCGCACAACATTGCATAAAATACCtatcattttctttcttttttccatttaaagAGGTTACATGACATATACACAATGTACATTCTATCAGCAGTGGCCAACTGTGTTACAGTTACAGAGCACGTTGAATTTTAACTTGAGATCCAGCCTTTACCCACCTGCAGCTAATTAATTCTCCAGCTGTGATCGCTAACTATATAAACGCAAACAGAATATCAACAGAGGAGAaaagtgttgtttttgctgGATAGTTGTAATGCCGAAAGAATAAATTCTTTTAAGGCATATAAGATCATAACCCCAGTTTTGAAAAGCCACTTTAGTTTGCTGTTGCTGGACGATGTTGTAATAGGCTCTGGGGCTTTTAGGACTAGCTAGAAATCGGTGcctataaaacaaaaaaaaaaagccagcacGTTTTACTTCAACCCCCACTCCTCCCAGTAGTCAGTGTCTGGAACATTAATGCGCTTATAAGTTCGTGCATTATCTTAGACCACCTTACCACAGCAGCGAAGCTCCGGGTTCCAGCAGCGGAAAGTCCAAGTCCTGGCGTCACCCACAGACTTGTCCGGGCTCCCGCAGCGCGGCAGAACGGCAGCGCGGCCGCGGAGAAAAGCCTTAGCACCTGAGACATCCTCCCTGTGCCGCCTGCCCGGTCCTTCGGTCAAAAACACAACGTTTTGCCTTGTTTTTTGAGTTAATTTCCTCTGCTGAAGCCCATCCTCTAGTAGCCACAAGTGGTAATGTCGCGAAATGTCAACGAGAGGATGATGTAAAGGCCCAAGAGACTGCCCCGTTAAATGCCTGTTATTAGCTGCTGTATAAACACATAGATTTGTCATGTTTATGATTTGAGCTAGAATTAATTGAGAAGTTTGTACCACAGAATACCACATATTACTaatcacaaataaaaaaaataaaaaaataaaaatttaagaTTTTATTACAATCAGGCATTAAAGTGATCACCCGTGGGTCCTAACAGCAAAGCTTATTTCTGATTGGCCGAGACAAAACAGTAGCTTTACCCTTGATTACATCAACTTCATGGTCTTGTAACCAACACTGGATGACTGTGCGTTTTATGTGGGTCTGTTATTCAATTGGCGTTTTTAttatcatatttatatttatatattatatatatttataaattaaTTTCCACGTTAACAAATCTTTTCAGCTCTAGAGACATTTCCAGCAttccagcaaaaacaaactctAAACTGTgaggttaacaaaataaaaataaaaacacattacgattaaatttgaatttattAGGAAGCTTTATAACAAACTCGCTTATATGTAATCTTTGGCAGACCACAGTCAAGTCTTATGACCTTGAGTTGTGGTACATTAATGATGATAAACGAGCGCACATCGCATCAACTgtacatttataaatataaaaacacactggCTATGTATTAAAATTTGCACCTGGGTCAAAGACTggactctgtctctgtctctgtttcggACACTTGAATCTATTCTCAGACAGTGGAAATGTCTCCGTCCGTCTCCGGTTTCGCTCAGCTTCCTCTGTAGGTGCTGTAGGAGAAGCGGCTCATCAGCAGAGGCAGGTGAAACTTCTGCTCCAGGTCATGGATGCTAAAAACAACCTGAAGACACGACAATTGTTGGAGGTTTCATTTAATTGGAATATATTTGAATTTCGTCACGTGTGTTTTTAGCGACACCTTGTGGTGATTAGTGGTCACATCTATTGATTGAGGCTCAACTTGTCAACACAACAAATTGAAATATAGTAAGTCAGAACTAACGACCTATAACTTTAATTCAGTGATTGATTAATGAATTTATTCTATTCTTCTATAGAAtcattaaaaagagaaaacagccaTAGAATGAGTGAACAGGTCTGATGGTTGGTtagaaaataaaactggaatGCAAATGAACATCTTTTTATTACTGCTGCATTTATTTTAAGTTGATAAGTATGATTATGATTCTgttattaaacacatttaattaatacagtcagtcactgtctgacgctcACCTCTACATATGGGTAGAAGCAGGTCTGACCCAGACTCTCCCAGTACGAACCAGTCTCAAACCTCAGCTTGTACATTCCAGGGATGAAATCTTTTCTCTCGATGATTTTTGGGCAGCGTCCATCTTCATTTGTTGtgctattaaaaacaaatgggCTTAAAAGCAAACTATACTGTAGTTCTGCCACAAGCAGTGCATCTAATGTGTGGTGTAATGCATGAATGATTAGTAAACGGACAACACGCTGACAGAGCTGTCAAACCCTCATCTAACAGCATCTTCTGCAGGTCGGCGCCTACCCTACAGTCAGCAGGCTCCAGATCATCAGGTTGGAGTCGAGCCGGTGCAGGCTTAGGGCCATCCTGGCCGCCGGGACCCCGTCCCCGGTGTTCAGCACATGTGTGGTCAGAGGGCTGGAGTCTGCCATCATCTGCTGGAGAGGCGTGGAACAAGTCACTTTTAACTGCACTGATCTGCTTCAGTCTCAGCACCAGACtcagaaaaaataaatcctataataaaaataatgaatactGAATGCCTTTATGCTCTTTACTGCATCTCAGTGACCAGTAATGACAAGATCTTGAAGCACAGATAGTAGAGACACTGTGTCCAGCAGATCAGAGCTCTGGTCATCTGGTCTTCACAGACCTCCCCACATTCGAACCCCTTTGACCTTTTGGTCTTTTTACCCTGTTTGTTTCTAAAAAAACCTCCAAAGCCACAGAAATCTGAGCAGCTGAGCTGTTGTGAGTTTGAGCATGTTCTATTTTCCACTAGGCTTCACAGTTTCAATGCAGCACAGTTGGTTTAAATTGCTGCTTAGTGTCTTGAGCTCTTCTACATATAAAGCCGCATCTCAAACCTTAAAGACAGAGATAATATAAACTGTTCCCTGTGAGGAAAAACTGCTACACAGGCGACATTTACTGAACATTAAACTCGTTACTAGCGTAACGTACCTGTGTGTGcacgctcctctgctgctgcgagTTCAGCTcccaaaccaaaccaaccaGTTGTATCATCCCTGCACACACCCACTGCCCTGGGACACTTACCCAGCATGCAATGCAAATAGACCTGGTGTCAAAGGTCATCCTGACTCTAATGAATCATTAAATCCAGCAGCTCTCCTTTAGTAAACAGTGTGTGCAACGTCATTTAGTGTGTGACTGTTCATACATGATAAGGTTCAACTGACTTAATTAAAGCATCCACTGATTCTGCTGATTTAATCACAACATCCTTTGTGTAATCAGCATGAATGGAAACCGTTTATTTGTAGTACTGtaacttttttgtattttaaatatatgtttatattatacttgtgtataattactgtattttacacatttttgttACGCaatatttgtgtatatatagtTCATATTTTTAAGGATTTTGTATTTTAACATGGTTTtgagaaacaaacattttttactTAAAAGGCCTTGtaagttttgtttattgtgttggaCTCAGTTCTAAAGAGTTCCTGTTGATGGCAGACAGCTCTGTTTGGATGGTCGTATCTCACATGTACGTGGCGTTTTTGTCTCCACAGAGCGGTTTGTCGCTTTGTTGGAAGACAAGCTGTggcattttaattatttatcaaaTTCCAGAGGAGCTGGTTTCAGCACCCAGCCACTAaaaccctgacctttgacctctaacCCCCTTTATAGAGGGACCGctacagagaagcagcagctgtacagtaaGACTGAATCATAACACAGACAGTTCTTCGTCTATGCAAAGAAAACTAGAAACACTcgtgttttattaaaaatatttgtacTACACTCACAGTTTAAGTTACATTCActgagaacaaacacaaaagcacagaaacTACAGCCAACGAACGTCCAAACGACTCAGCGCCTACAGCTGTACGGCATCTTA
The genomic region above belongs to Betta splendens chromosome 6, fBetSpl5.4, whole genome shotgun sequence and contains:
- the urahb gene encoding 5-hydroxyisourate hydrolase b isoform X2 — its product is MTFDTRSICIACWVSVPGQWVCAGMIQLVGLVWELNSQQQRSVHTQMMADSSPLTTHVLNTGDGVPAARMALSLHRLDSNLMIWSLLTVGTTNEDGRCPKIIERKDFIPGMYKLRFETGSYWESLGQTCFYPYVEVVFSIHDLEQKFHLPLLMSRFSYSTYRGS
- the urahb gene encoding 5-hydroxyisourate hydrolase b isoform X1, which produces MTFDTRSICIACWVSVPGQWVCAGMIQLVGLVWELNSQQQRSVHTQQMMADSSPLTTHVLNTGDGVPAARMALSLHRLDSNLMIWSLLTVGTTNEDGRCPKIIERKDFIPGMYKLRFETGSYWESLGQTCFYPYVEVVFSIHDLEQKFHLPLLMSRFSYSTYRGS
- the LOC114857519 gene encoding AFG3-like protein 1; its protein translation is MSQVLRLFSAAALPFCRAAGARTSLWVTPGLGLSAAGTRSFAAVNVRRTPLNFTSCRRLQTVQRRLYSSEPKDGKGGGGKDWWSRIQKGDFPWDEKDFRYIAVTVAGVSSILLYFYFRDRGREITWKEFVHRYLGRGVVERLEVINKQFVRVTLVPGADTDASYVWFNIGSVDTFERNLEAAQLELGLELSNQATVVYSTESDGSFLLSVVPTLLLFGFLLFTLRRGPLGGGVSGKRGGPFSMGESTAKMMKDNINVKFKDVAGCEEAKVEILEFVNFLKNPQQYQDLGAKIPKGAVLSGPPGTGKTLLAKATAGEANVPFITVNGSEFLEMFVGVGPARVRDMFAMARKNAPCILFIDEIDAVGRKRGGGDFGGHSEQENTLNQLLVEMDGFNTATNVVILAGTNRPDILDPALMRPGRFDRQIYLGPPDIKGRASIFKVHLRPIKLDPNLDRDALARKMAAATPGFTGADIANVCNEAALIAARHLEPSVNSKHFEQAIDRVIGGLEKKTQVLQPTEKKTVAYHEAGHAIVGWFLEHADPLLKVSIIPRGKGLGYAQYLPREQYLYSKEQLFDRMCMMLGGRVAEQVFFGRITTGAQDDLKKVTHSAYAQVVQFGMSEKVGQVSFDLPRQGEMVLEKPYSEATAELIDGEVRELVETAFDRTLQLIKDKKDLVEMVGKRLLEREVLHKADMLELLGPRPYQEKSTYEEFVEGTGSFEEDTSLPEGLRDWNQERGAETEDAKQAT